The genomic stretch GTTCAACCAATTAATGGCTCACTCCTCAATATCAATAGACGAGCAATAATCACTGTGAATACCGAAGTTCGAGCAAGCCCAGATACGCCTTGTGACACTACAATCCCGAAATAGGTGTGCCCTAGTTTCAATGGTATCCTCATCCGCGGAGCAGAGCTTACAAGTAGGATCCACAAGAATTTTCCTTTTTGAGAATCCACATCGCATGGATAAGGAATCAGTTAAAATCCGCCATAGAAGCACCTTCCACGATTGTGGACTCGATAATTTCCATAGCTTCACCCTACATAAATTAATCCCTATATTGTTAATCCGTGTTCTGTCCTTCATACTCCAATTAAAGGTCATGaatatactaaatgcaatctcaTAGCCACTTTTAACCGAGTACTTTCTACCTTGTTGTATGCTTCCAGTAAATGCTATCGTGTCTTTGCGAAATGTAGACAGGGATTGCCAGAATTTTTTCCATAGCCTCCTCATTGAATAAAAGCCTAATAAGCTCTTCATTCCACCGTCCATCTGCCAACCGGAGGTCCTTCACCCTCATATCCTTGAAAACGGCTAGTCTGACAAAAGCGCTTCAACACTTGGTTCAGAAATCTCACCATTGACCCAACATGAACTCCAAATATTTAGGTTCGACTCAATCCCCAGTTTCCATTTAATATTTTGGGAAATAAGCTCTAACTCATACATGAGACTCCTCACTCTCCAAGACATATTACTCTTCCTATTACAGACCAACCCATCTTGCAACTCGCGCATGCCAAACAGTTTAGCTCGGAAGATCCTGTAGAAAACGAACTCATGGTCCGAAACAATCCGCCATGCAAGCCCACCGGAACTCTTAGGCAAGCTTAAGAAATTTCTGCTACGCCAATGGATATTTTTTCAAGACTTACAACCAGCCCACTAAAAATGTGACAACAAAGAATTAATCTTGTTTGTCACACTTACCGTTAATTTAAATATCAATAGAAAGTAATTAAAAATATTTGATAGGACGGATGAAATCAAGGTAAGCCTTCCAACCGGTGAGAGAAAAATTCCATTCCAGGACAAAATACGTTTCATGACATTATCAATAAGCCCCTTGAATAAATCACGTTTTGAGCCTTCAAATTCCGTTGGGAGTCCAAGATATTATCCAAttccttttttatttcgaataTTGAGAACCTGCATGtaagaaatatcggtatacttccctttaaattataaggattataacgaaattatgtttatgaatacgagtcataaatgaaatgcataaacaaaatagagagattaagaaataaccttcggtcctagcaaaaatggcctaagaacaatatcgcaatgatattctcctatcagttgcacccaagatgatatgagatatgcctttgttcttgctagaatagatccccaattttctataaattttagggtttgtgtgtgtgaatttttgatgagagaaatgatagaaaaattaggttaaaaatgatctccctactcacctattataaccgaaatggGAGAGATTGAGGGAAGatatttttttccttctttttcttgttttgaccgaaataaggagataattctccttattattttcggtttttacaaCTACCAAATGaggtgattaaatcttcttatttttggtagtttccaaaatgtatataaagtgtataaattataaattgtcatttaatttattccgtattaattagTCTACACACAACAACTTGCAGTCGacttattaatgccggtctgttataatttattatgacaatatcgtataatatatactttaactataaatatcgcatatttataattagctaattaaatataaccgattacatttaattacgaattaacatcttaattcgtttaagctaacattatatacattaattaaatataacatattatattcaatttacgaattgacagttaattcgtctcagctaatattatttaatcggcattaaataatcgtctcatcatcacattgactaacggtttagtcaaatacatgaactaaccttttagtcatataaggcataaatgtgattacatttccataatcacatctctcaaatacaccctttaggtgtgacttttagagaccagttgatcaccgccatcagtatgataataacgtcaaactttctagcaagccaaccgttattaggtaatcgttaatcaactgataaaatacgaagtatacccttgtgaatctataagagatttataaatgttatcacactaatttgtgaaggacacaagctccaacactgcAAACATACTTTAACCTGGCCCAAAGTTGTGGTAGGACTAAATAAGGTTCCTGACTTGTGTCATTTATCCGTTGTCCAGAAGCCTTACAGTAAGAGTCCAAAATAGACTTCAGACAATGCACATAATTTCAATTATCATGTAGGAAGAAAACCGCATCGTCCAGAAAGAAAAGATGTGTAAAAGGGGGAACCTCCCTACATAATCTAATACCTCGCAATAAACCTTGCTTCTATGCATGCATCACCTTCCCAGACAGAACCTCCATACATAGAATAAACAGATAAGGCGACAACGAATCTCTCTGGCGAATCCTACACTTTGGTTTAGAAGGATTAAGAGGTTATCCATTAAAAAGGACTTCATACAACACCATAATAACACAGTTCATGATCAGTTGAATCATATTTTCTGGAGATCCAAACTTATACAGAACCGTCTCAAGGAAATTCCATTGAACCCTGTCATAAGCCTTACTCATATCCGCTTTAAAGGCAAAGCTACCATGCTGACCACGTTTATGAGCATTAATATTATGAATAGCCTCATGTGCCAACAAGATATTGTCACTAATTAGTAATTAATCTTCCTGGGATGAAAGCATTATGAAGTTCTCCCACTAACGAACCCATAACCTTAGCAAGGTGGTTAGCGATGCATTTAGTAAAAATTCTCATGAAGACATTACAAAAGTTGATTGGACGATAGTCTTGCACCACTTCCGGATTGGCACCCTTCAGGATAAGAAAAATGAAAGTCAACATATGATAATAGGACACATTCTTATATGGAATACCTTTTACGAGTAATGTAAATAATTAGTGTAGATCCCCATGCTATAGCACGgtattttttagttttttttataaagagatattctcattaaattaattgcataaatCAACTGTACCTTTAATGGtataatgtactaatataatcttagtaagaggtagGAAATGAAAGTGTATTTATTTTTGTCTTAAACTATTTTTATATTACTGTACTATAAGAATTAACTCTATAATGCTATAtcattgcatgaaactaatttatgacattaaattacaattaagtGATGCAAAAATGTAATCTAATTAAAACGCATATAAACCTTATAAAAAAAACAGGTAAAAACAGTATATCACGCACTTAAAAAGATGATTACGAATAAGTAgactaatatattttttttaattaaaaaaatacattAGAATTGTTACATCTTTTAAAATATACATCAtatttagagtgtaactgataaaggataatataagaaatagatttacgtaattttaaggtgtaagtgatgacaataattatgttaaagacTGCATAAGAAATAggtttgcgtaattttagagtgtaactgatatagaataatatttatgaaaatgaaaatgattgcataataaattatgaattttaatgaaaaagtcataaatatgaattttaattaaaagattagagtttaattataagaatatattaattgAAAGGAAAAAAATTACTTGTTatcttatttagctagatgctttttggagggaaaactaagagaatttttattctcttagtagtagggggatggcAGGGATGATTAAATAAATAATCTGTACAAGATTATTTTTTGTCGAAATAACTAATACaagtatctttttttttttcttttttacaaATATTCACATTTTCTCGAATAGTTGTTACAATACTTAAGCAGTAAgtagactatacaaccagttgtattggTTGTATAGAACAGAACCTGAGCTTTATAATGTGTTTACTTGAGCTAAGATCTATAGATTATGAGCTTTGTTTAAAAAAAATCTGAGCTCCATTATACAAATATTGAacttaaaaaattataataaaacttaaaaataatataaaggagctcaattaaattttaatttttgacatcgaaaaattaaaatataaattataagAGTTCGAACAAAATACACATTAGTTCAGTTAAATTGGGTATGGTTGTATAACACTCTTGTagaaccagttgtataatagtaGTAATATTTTTGATACTTAAAATGTTCTAAGTTGTTTTATAAAAATGATGTGTCATTCTAACTAGGCATGACACATTGGCTTAGGCCGAGATATGAATATTGGCTCTGATTATTATATTAAGATAGAATACGATAATATGTCTTACTTCTCATTAACATTTTTAATCGCATACTTATACAATTATTATACAAATACATATGGGCTTAGGCGCTTAGCCCGAGATACGaatctactccctccattcaactccactttacaagtttcttttttcacgtttgccaacgcaacttttacacgataaatatcattagctgtgtatttgcaaaaattataaaagttagatattttgaATGTACTCTTAAacacgaatcaaataagatcccacatgaatatattttcacttatgtatcgagagaaaattgaagttgaatgtccgcttgtgaatagtgcgcaaaatagaaagttgcaaagtggagttgaatggagggagtatcttGTAACGCTCCAAAAGTTCATTACTTGCACAACGCTTCTTATACAATGTATGAAAGTCTGGTGCAATGCATCCTTTGAAGATGCTGCAAATATTCTACTGCTATGAGCAACTCCTAATACAATGATTTATGACCTTTAATACAATATTACAATACATTTTCACTTATACATTCCTATAATAACTGATTTGATGCATCTTCCTTTAACTTTTCTTTCTAAAAATAGACAACAATAATAGAAATATACCTATTTATTAATAAAAACAGATCAATCAGAATTCAGCCACAAATTACTTTGCTAAAAATCTAAGAAATAGGGAAACAAATAATAATAGCCTTTGTTTTAGCAAATGCTCCTAAATTTAGAGGTATTGCTAAACCTATAAGAGAGCCCTTTCTTCCTCAATCCAAATCAGCCTCAATTCATTGAATAAAACAATAAAGTTTCAATAAATCTTCTAGCAATCCTCCTGTGTTTTCTGCCTCCTAATAATCGCCTTATCGTCCGATCTATTTTAATTTATCCGACGATCATGGGTGGTTGTGCTAGCAGACCTAAGGATTTGGACATCAACGAGCCTGCTCCTGAACCTGTTCCTGTTCCTGTTCAGGCTCCTGCTGTCGAAAACCCCCAGTCTCAGGCCATTGCACAGGTTTTTAATCGTCTAAAACTCGCttttttaaattattataatttcgtaTTAAAAGTTCTATATTATTGTCAATGTAGGAAAATAATGGAGGTGAAGAGAAAAAGACAGAAGAGCCATTGGTAGACCTTTCCGAGTCCACAGGAGAAACTACAGAAACTTCGGAATCAAAGCCAGTTGAGCAAGTGGCAGAGGTAGCTGAGGCCAAGGTCGAGAAGGTTGAGGCCGAGGCTGAGGTGGCTGAGGTTCAGCCAACAACCGAGGTTGCTACCATTGAAGCCGAGGTTGTTACTGTCTCGGAGCCAGAGAAGACTCCTGAGGAGGCAGTAAAGGAAGAAGCCAAGTTGGTTGAGGCTCAAAAGCCAGAAGAAAAAAGTGATGCACCTTCGGTTACTGTTTGATAACTCTATGTATCATGAAATCTTATAATTTTGGAAGAGACACCACTCAAGTACATAGAGTTTTATGATTTTTCGAGTATAggcttgttttttttttgactGATATACAATGTAGCGAGCATTTGcatcaagtaaaaaaaaaaaaaaaaaaatttatttaactTTTTGAATCCTTCTCATATTTGGCTAATATTATCTAAAATTTATGTATTCGGACGCTACAGTCCTTTGCATCATTACCCAAATGACTTCTCAGTTACTGTCCATAGCCGAGATCAAGGTGTACGCAATCTTCCCCTAATGGTTAAAACAGAAAGAGATTATATGCCACCAGTACTTTATTCGGGTTATTTCAGTATACTTCAAAGCTTAAAGAAGAATAGACATTTGGCTTTATCGTCGTTGCCTCTAAAATGATACGAGTACAAAACATAGCAACATGTAGATGTCAGCTAGTTTGAATAgaaaagcacgtaaaacaaaaTCAATTTCTCATTATACTGTTTCTGGAAATCATGACGACAGTGACAGAAAACAAGAACCAGCATTCCAAGCCAGATAAGATACATACATCATTAATTATTGAATTGATTATCCCGTCTCCTTTAGGGTTAAAAATTACAGATTAAGACGTTTTATATCCTTGATCCTTGTAGTAGTTCATGAAAAATTTCTAACCAACTCCTTGAAACGCGCATCATGTGACTAACGTGAATGCAAACTAGGTATAACATTGTAACAGCATGACAGTAAGATACTCCATCTGTTTTGATCGATTATTTGTCGCAATTTTTACAAGAACAGTAGGAATAAACTACTGTAAAGTGTGAACTATAATTATAATGTAACTGCAAAAGAGAGTGTGAGTCAATGTAAGTAACTATGAATACCATCACCCTTATCTTGGAGGGTATTTTCGTCCTTGACAGCTAACGCGACAAGAAGAAACAGTAGGGGATAGCTCACTGTAGTCAGCACCCAGTTCACTATCAGCTGGTTAAGGTAGGATACACTGTGAACATCTACTTGCCAAGCAACTGCTGCTCCCGCGCTCTGTACTCCCTTGTAGAATCCACTGTACCTGTAACATAAAGCAACAATTGACTGTTAAAAGTTTAATGAACATTTAGACAATCAAGTCAGTCTTGGAATTATGATCTTACCGGCTAAGAGTTTCCGAATCATCGGCCAAACTGCCAATAATCCAGTAAACCATGCTTTGGAACATAGCATCTAGCAATCCATAGGAGAAATACAACAGGAATGGACCAGCAAATGCACTACCAGAATCCTTAAAATCCAATTTTTCAGGAACATGATTTCGAGAGTACCTAAGCTGATTAGCCAGACCACCTCCCCAAATAGCAGTCCCAAGCAAACCAACAACTATAACACCGAGAAAACCTCTCTTCCTTCTACTCTGAAAGCTAAAATCCATCAAATATCCGATCGCAATCGAGCCTACCATTTGAGCACCCCAATAGAAGACATTATTAAACCCTCTAGTCCTCAAATTAAACAACTCTCCATTCACATTATTAAACTGGTATGTATAAAAAAAGTTACTCCCCCAAGCTGCTGGAACTATCAACAACATCTTCCAATTCAAAAACAACTTCAAAATCTCGACAATCTCCGTCCCTACATTAGAATACTCAATATGAGTACAAACACTACCATCATCCCTGATCACTTTACTAGGTGGCAAAACACCCAACGACAGAACCGCCCCGAAAGCCATAAAACACATGAATCCAATATAAGTCCCATCATTAACAGAAGCAGCTTCAGCTCTATGATAATTCAACACAAAAGGAATCAAACCACCAATAACACCACCCATATTAAAAATACTCCAAAAAATCGAAATATAAGTCCCTTTTCGCTTAGCAGTTGGATATGAAGTCATGATTGCACCTTGACCTGCCCACAGTAAACCAGCACCTATACCTAACAGTGCACCAGATATAACCACAAAAGTTTCGCTACGATGATGATTATAATCAACAAATGAACCAGCATACAACACATAAGTTGAACATCCTGCAAGTAATGTAAGTCTAGGTCCTAAAATGTTGTAAATTCCACCACCCAAAATGCCGAAAATAGCAAAAGTTATGTACAGTGCAGTGTTAGCATTGTTTGCTGCTGTATGATCAACCTGTCCACCTCCTCCCATGCCTGAAAGTGCATTAAACATACCAGGACAACAGAAACATACTAATCCTATCAGAATAACttggattaatggggaattataCCTAATTTTTGACAGTTTTTGGGGTGTTGATTCTTCATCTTCATTACCCATGTTTGATTAGTgtgattttgtgagttttttttcaGAGAAAAGTTCTAAAGATTTGAACTTTGATCATAAAACTTGATTATATGAATTGGGTTTCAGGAAAATGTATAAAAAATGTTGAGAAGTTTGGGTGAAAAATAAGATTACTGATATGGAAAAGTATAAAAGATTGGAATTTATACATGTACATATGGTTACAGATTTGAATGAAGATACAACAGATAAAAAGGTCAAATTTGGCCTGATTTAGAAACTGAATATTTAATCAGTATAAAACCTCATTTGTGACGAGTCATAAACTCGTAATTGAGGAAATGTGACAATTTTACGATATAGAGTATTTTTTCAGTCATATGTAACTTGTAATAGTTACAAGAGGGACCAATCGATTAATCAACGGAATAATTGACTAAGATATATTATCATTGGGAAAAGCATCAAAAGATTGCAACTTAGTGGGAAAAGGAGTGATGATTAAGGAATGATGAAGAGTATATAAAGTCAAATGTGCATTAATGGAGATAAACGATGAGTGTCAGACTGGCAGACTTATTTCGGCAATCCTTATCGAACAGCTAACATTGTGATTGTCGTGTAGCTTTGTTCATATGAGTAATTATTATAAACCgtttaaaaaaatgaaaaggaGAGATAACGATGATGATCACAAATTTGATAGTGGAGTAAATAGGTTTGGAATCTTATATAGTAGGTGCAGGACCAGGCTTTGGTTTCGTAAAAGAGAGATTGATTATTCCTTGTTTCATCCAAATTTTCTTTGGCTTCCTCGTTCCACCGCAAAACACAAACTATTCTTCCCTAAAAGAATGGAGTAGGATTTATGTGGAATTAGGAATTTAGGATTAGTTGGATTGGGTTGTTTTGGTACTTTTGGATTAGATTGATCTCCACAAAACTGGTTTCTGTACTCTTTTTATTTCAGTTAATTATTGAAAAAAAAGAAACACACATCTGATGATTTATTATCGTAGTTAGATCAATTAGCAACTGactttatgtattttttttcaaacttttatAATTTACAAGTTATTTTTGATCTCAAAGCTCAAAATTAACTGAATTTATATTTTAAGCTTAATAATATTACGTagttgctaaatcccgcacactaTTTTACTCTATCCCGCACATTTTACGCCTTATTTCCATCACTACccttcattaaaaaaaaaaaaaaaccctcacCACCCTATTATCCCTGACCACCGATCAGCCATCCCCCATCACCACCCTGCGCCAGCCCCAACGACCACCCTACACCAGACCCAATAACCAACACTCGCCCCGTCGAACCATCCATCGAAAGATCGAGTCAACACGCTGCAAATGAACAAAATGCTAAATCCCCTTTTCCCAAATCCCAATCCTCGATCGTTTTTCACAACCCATTCCTCAATCGCCGTTCACCCATTCCAAAATTTTATATTTCACAACAAAAACTCATAATTTCTAAACAAAACTCGAAACCTTTATTATATCTAATCTAATAATAAAAAGTCAAGGGAGTAAAAAAGATCATCATCCATTAACCATTTACCATTATCCATAATCAAGTCATCATCTTCTTTCATCTGCGTTACTCACTCAATCTCACCCTCTCACCACACTCATCCACCATACTGACATACATAGGTACATACCATGCTATCTTCATCTCTTTTCCCCAATTCTATTTCCTCAATTTCGACAAAATTAACAACAATTACACCCAAAATCAAATCAACCTCAACTAACTTTCGCGCCATTTTAAAACCCCCAAATTCGGCAGTTTCCGACACGACCGAAAAACCTAGGGTTTTGCTCAATAGTCTTAGGGTTTTAGAATGGGATAAGTTATGCGACGCCGTTTCTTCGTTTGCCGGCACTTCAATTGGACGTCAAGCTTCCAAGGTTTGATTTTAGTATAAGTCTTGCAATTTCTcgttaatctttacatttgctttTTGCGCAGTATAAAACAAATGTATAAAGTTAGCTCTTACTTTTATCCCAGCTGTACAAGTGTTTAAAAAGGAAACGTAAAGAATTGACAGAGACACGGGTTGGTGTAACTTATTATGTGAATGTTTTTGTTTTATGTAGGAACAATTGGAGGTGCTTGATCAGACGTATGAGGAAAGTTTGAGGTTATTAAATGAGACGAATGCGGCTGTTGAAATTCATAAGTATAGTAGTGGAATTATGGAGTTTGCTTCTATTGATGCTCTCTTGGTTTGTGCTTTATTTTATGTTCATTGGATTGTGCACATTTTAATTTATGTGTGGCGCGATTTGTAGTGTAAGAATTGACCGGGACAGATGGAGTAGTAAAGATCATGTACTCCttttgtctcagtcatttgtttaccttttatattctttgtgaggagtattttaatcaaaggtaaacaagtgATTGAGACGGAAAGAGTAATATTTTGCGAATGTTATTAATGTGCATTGGAAAAAATTTGTAGTAGTAAAGATCATATGCTCCttttgtctcagtcatttgtttaccttttatattctttgtgaggagtattttaatcaaaggtaaacaagtgATTGAGACGGAAAGAGTAATATTTTGCGAATGTTATTAATGTGCATTGGAAAAAATTTGTAGTAGTAAAGATCATATGCTCCttttgtctcagtcatttgtttaccttttatattctttgtgaggagtattttaatcaaaggtaaacaagtgATTGAGACGGAAAGAGTAATATTTTGCAAATGTTATTAATGTGCATTGGAAATTTTTTGGGTGAAATGGTTACATCATTACATGACCAGGTGTTATGATTTTAAGAATGAATGGATGAGAAATGTGGGTGATTGTTAATTGACAAAACTACAAAAGCACCCTGTCAAGCTTTCATATGTCAATTACTCCATTATTGATTGTGTGTATCGCGTAGGTGAGGTCTGGTATTGATCATGTAAGGAGATCCTCACCTTTGTCAGGTCAAGAAGCAATAGCTGTTGTAGTATTGCTACAATTCGCTGAGGCTTTACAATTGAACATCAAAGCAGCAATCAGGGAAAATGCTGATTTGTATGATCGGTTCGTGCCTCTAGTTGAGTCGGTAATTATAAAATGACCCTTTCATGTAACCTATGCTATATTATCCGTAAGTTGTTTGGTTGGAGAGTTTTTGATACTTTTTTGTTCCTTTCATTTCCTCTCTTCTTCGACTCCCTTGCAGATATTGAACTGGGTCATTAGTAAATCACTTGTGAAGTCTGTACTGCGAGTTGTAAGCGAAGATGGCTCCATCAAAGATTCAGCGGTTAGTTGGTTACACATACATTTGATGCTAAAGTTCGCAGTTGTCTACTTTTCTGAAATTTGCAGCTTGTATTTATCTTTGACTAGTATACTTCAAGATACTTCAAGTTCTTTTGATGCTATCTTCACTCCTCTCCAAAAAAAAGTTGTGTGAGAGCATGAGGCCTTGAATTCAGTGCTTCAGATTGAGAGATAACCTTGTATGAGTTTAATGGGTTATGGCTCAGACtaatagatgaaccatctcaaccaaaaccttaaggtgctGCTGGAATTCCACTTTgagagtttttgaggagttttgaggttgccagctctgataccatgatagatgaaccatctcaaccaaaaccttaaggtgatggttgaggcccaactattataattattcctattacaGACATTTAAATAAATGGAGGGATGAGCATATTTGTAATTGTACTACAAAAATTAAATGGTGTTAACCAAGAGGATCGAACTTAAGCGTAGTCTAGTAAGCATTTTTATCTGATGTATCGTTTCCGTTGTGTGTACTTTCTTCTTTAAACATTTACGTGGTGACTGGTGACTATTGCTTTTACTGGCAGAATTTATGTTTGAAGACCCCTAGACAATCCTTCATGTCAGCTTGTCTTGATTGTTTGTTTCTGTTCTACTTTTGACCTGAATTTTTTTGCCTCAGAGTGGAAAACTTCAACAGGCACGTTTGCGGGTTTTGAACCTTGAGAGCAAGGTTAGAGCCTTGAACGCATTTAAACTCTTGACATTTCATTTGCCATACAATAATGTATAACAAATTGACAATAGATGGTGTTATTTTGTATAATGTTTACCATGGATAGTAATGTGCTGATCGATTTTGAGTTTTTGACGTTTATAAAAAAACAATTCTGCTTGGTTTACATTACTTGGTATATGTATGGCTTCTTATAATGTACTCCGTATGCAGTTATTATGATTGTCTTTAGCATGCAAAGTCAGGTACGGTCATCCATTGATTTCGTTTAGTGAACTCAGCATATGATGACTTTAACAGCTAGCTGTTTGTCATTGTATCTGCTTTCTGCTTGTTAAACAAAGGCAGTTATTTGTTGGCTTTGCTGAGTTCGTCTTCTATGCATCCACCTTGACCTCTATGGTTGGCTTACCTTTAGACGTGGAAAATGGTCATTGGCGTCGGTTATGTTATCAGGTATGGTAAGGTCATTTGCTGGGTAGTGATAATGAATCATGTCTGAATTGGATCACTTCGGGTTATAGATATCTACACTTTTGTTTTGCT from Silene latifolia isolate original U9 population chromosome 5, ASM4854445v1, whole genome shotgun sequence encodes the following:
- the LOC141657135 gene encoding UNC93-like protein 1, yielding MGNEDEESTPQKLSKIRYNSPLIQVILIGLVCFCCPGMFNALSGMGGGGQVDHTAANNANTALYITFAIFGILGGGIYNILGPRLTLLAGCSTYVLYAGSFVDYNHHRSETFVVISGALLGIGAGLLWAGQGAIMTSYPTAKRKGTYISIFWSIFNMGGVIGGLIPFVLNYHRAEAASVNDGTYIGFMCFMAFGAVLSLGVLPPSKVIRDDGSVCTHIEYSNVGTEIVEILKLFLNWKMLLIVPAAWGSNFFYTYQFNNVNGELFNLRTRGFNNVFYWGAQMVGSIAIGYLMDFSFQSRRKRGFLGVIVVGLLGTAIWGGGLANQLRYSRNHVPEKLDFKDSGSAFAGPFLLYFSYGLLDAMFQSMVYWIIGSLADDSETLSRYSGFYKGVQSAGAAVAWQVDVHSVSYLNQLIVNWVLTTVSYPLLFLLVALAVKDENTLQDKGDGIHSYLH
- the LOC141657136 gene encoding uncharacterized protein LOC141657136, coding for MGGCASRPKDLDINEPAPEPVPVPVQAPAVENPQSQAIAQENNGGEEKKTEEPLVDLSESTGETTETSESKPVEQVAEVAEAKVEKVEAEAEVAEVQPTTEVATIEAEVVTVSEPEKTPEEAVKEEAKLVEAQKPEEKSDAPSVTV